ggtaaagtgtatagttagaggactttgatttattcattaagatcacaCTTTGTgtttgaattaatcatttttaatatgaaacttattttataggttgttattatctagttgatgttggatacacaaattgtgagggatttcttgcaccatttagaggacaacgatatcatttgaacgagtggcgtcagggttatcagccaagttctccgcaagagttttttaatatgaaacatgcctcagcacgtaatgtcattgaaagatgctttggcttattaaaacttagatggggaatacttagagTCCATCgttctatcctgtaagggtgcacaatagaattattattgcatgttgtttgctccataattttattcgaacccatatgagtagtgatcccattgaagcggaggtgggagaaggattacctacaattaatgtggtggatgacgat
The window above is part of the Gossypium raimondii isolate GPD5lz chromosome 9, ASM2569854v1, whole genome shotgun sequence genome. Proteins encoded here:
- the LOC128032554 gene encoding protein ALP1-like; the protein is MLGVCTPEMQFVYVLPGWEGSVADGRVLRDAISRRHGLKVPHGCYYLVDVGYTNCEGFLAPFRGQRYHLNEWRQGYQPSSPQEFFNMKHASARNVIERCFGLLKLRWGILRVHRSIL